The following are encoded together in the Onychostoma macrolepis isolate SWU-2019 chromosome 03, ASM1243209v1, whole genome shotgun sequence genome:
- the LOC131536478 gene encoding NACHT, LRR and PYD domains-containing protein 12-like isoform X4, giving the protein MASGEQDCDTRDEPENKKLKLEEESQKISEMAEKFTEKQADLILKKFLETHKSNTKKKAEGIFEGTEENKAHLQAVYTELFITEGEMKEVNQDREFMKIDDAFKNKKTQDKPIKCNDIFTLLRENNEKKIVLTKGVAGIGKTVSVHKFILDWAEGEANQDIDCVFLLPFREINCIKDREFNLHEFLRKFYAELKNMEKSKLYEECKLAFIFDGLDDSHLPLNFKSKTLNDVEERSSVDVLFTSLVKGQLLPSALVWVTSRPAAAKQIPPRYVGLFTEVRGFTDQQKEEYFRRRITDESLADRIISHIKTSRSLYIMCHIPVFCWITATVLQNTLKSSEENISTTLTEMYIHFLLIQMNMNKQKYDEKTERESTKNLDLNRTMILKLAKLAFEQLKKEHIVFYEEDLKSSGIDVSKDTEFTGMIAEIFKMELLHFKKVFSFVHLSVQEFLAAVHVFLCYLNKNMQELQFFFDEPEENITLQELLQEAVDKAVESQRGHLDLFLRFLMGITLESSQNLLKGLITHTEDTTESIRQITQYIKQVQNKNISDEASVNLFYCLLELKDHSLYEEIQRYHSSDEHPGRDLSSSMCTVLTTVLLTSKKVLDEFNPKRYTSSQAGFTRLVPAVRCCRRALFDGCGLDETCCESVSSALQSSNSHLTELDLGNNDLRDSGAKLLSDGLKSSHCQLNTLRLYGCSLTAQSCESLSSALQSSNSCLRELDLSNNDIQDSGVKLLSDGLKRNCQLEILRFSICNLTAQSCESLSSALQSSNSRLRELDLSNNDLQDSGVKLLSDGLKRNCKLEILRLSGCMVTEEGCVYLSSALSSNPSHLRELDLSYNYPGDSGVKLLFENLKYLDKLQNLLLCCL; this is encoded by the exons ATGGCATCTGGTGAGCAGGATTGTGACACACGAGATGAGCCGgaaaacaaaaagctgaaacTCGAGGAAG AGTCACAAAAAATCTCAGAGATGGCAGAGAAATTCACCGAAAAACAAG CAGATTTGATTCTGAAAAAATTCTTGGAAACTCACAAATCCAACACAAAGAAGAAAGCAGAAGGTATTTTTGAGGGCACAGAAGAAAATAAAGCACATCTCCAGGCTGTTTACACAGAGCTCTTCATCACAGAGGGAGAAATGAAGGAGGTTAATCAGGATCGTGAGTTTATGAAGATTGATGATGCTTTcaagaacaaaaaaacacaggacaaaccaatcaaatgcaatgatatatttacattattaaggGAAAACAATGAGAAAAAGATTGTGCTGACCAAGGGAGTCGCTGGCattggaaaaacagtctctgtGCACAAGTTCATCCTGGACTGGGCAGAAGGAGAAGCCAATCAGGATATAGACTGTGTGTTCCTGCTTCCATTCAGAGAGATTAACTGCATTAAAGACAGAGAGTTCAATCTCCATGAGTTTCTGCGGAAATTTTATGCTGAATTGAAGAACATGGAAAAATCAAAGTTATATGAGGAATGTAAACTTGCCTTTATATTTGATGGACTTGATGACAGTCACCtgcctttaaattttaaaagcaaaacattGAACGATGTTGAGGAAAGATCATCTGTAGATGTGCTGTTCACAAGTCTGGTCAAAGGTCAGCTGCTTCCATCAGCTCTAGTCTGGGTGACCTCACGACCAGCAGCAGCCAAACAGATCCCTCCTCGGTATGTAGGTTTGTTCACTGAGGTGCGAGGATTCACTGACCAGCAGAAGGAGGAGTACTTCAGAAGGAGAATCACAGATGAGAGTCTGGCTGAcagaatcatctcacacattAAGACGTCTCGTAGTCTctacatcatgtgccacattCCTGTGTTCTGCTGGATCACAGCCACAGTACTTCAGAATACTCTCAAGAGCAGTGAAGAGAACATCAGCACAACACTCACGGAAATGTACATCCACTTCCTGCTGATACAgatgaacatgaataaacagaaatatgacgaaaagacagaaagagaatcTACAAAGAACCTAGATTTAAACAGAACAATGATTTTAAAGTTAGCCAAGCTAGCATTTGAACAGCTGAAGAAGGAACACATAGTGTTCTATGAGGAAGATCTGAAATCAAGTGGTATTGATGTGAGTAAAGACACTGAGTTCACAGGAATGATTGCTGAGATCTTTAAGATGGAATTACTTCATTTCAAGAAGGTTTTCAGCTTTGTGCATCTGAGTGTTCAAGAGTTCCTCGCTGCAGTGCATGTGTTCCTCTGTTACCTGAACAAGAACATGCAGGAGCTTCAGTTTTTCTTTGATGAGCCAGAAGAAAATATCACATTGCAGGAGCTACTGCAGGAGGCTGTTGATAAAGCCGTGGAGAGTCAGAGAGGACATCTGGACCTGTTCCTGCGGTTTCTGATGGGCATTACATTGGAATCCAGTCAGAACCTGCTCAAAGGCCTGATCACACACACTGAAGACACCACAGAGAGCATCAGACAAATAACTCAATATATTAAACAAGTACAAAACAAGAATATCTCAGATGAAGCTTCAGTCAACCTATTCTACTGCTTGCTTGAGCTCAAAGATCATTCATTATATGAGGAAATCCAGAGATACCACAGTTCAGATGAACATCCAGGAAGAGACCTCTCATCTTCAATGTGCACCGTGCTGACCACAGTACTGCTGACGTCAAAGAAGGTGCTGGATGAGTTCAACCCAAAGAGATATACGTCATCACAAGCAGGCTTTACAAGACTGGTTCCAGCTGTGAGATGCTGCAGAAGAGCCTT ATTTGACGGCTGTGGTCTTGATGAGACATGCTGTGAATCTGTATCTTCAGCTCTCCAATCATCAAACTCTCATCTGACAGAGTTGGACCTGGGTAACAATGACCTGCGGGATTCAGGAGCGAAGCTGCTTTCTGATGGTCTGAAGAGTTCACACTGTCAGCTGAACACACTGAG GCTGTATGGCTGTAGTCTCACTGCTCAGTCTTGTGAGAGTTTGTCATCAGCTCTACAATCCTCAAACTCCTGTCTGAGAGAGTTGgacctgagtaacaatgacatccaggattcaggagtgaagctgctttctgatggactgaagagaAACTGTCAGCTGGAGATACTGAG GTTTTCCATATGTAATCTCACTGCTCAGTCTTGTGAGAGCTTGTCATCAGCTCTACAATCCTCAAACTCCCgtctgagagagctggacctgagtaacaatgacctgcaggattctggagtgaagctgctctctgatggactgaagagaAACTGTAAGCTGGAGATATTGAG